From the genome of Halomonas sp. MCCC 1A13316, one region includes:
- a CDS encoding putative monovalent cation/H+ antiporter subunit A: MQLAVLGGFVVAGMAPLLHRWFGDRTPLVMALLPASLAAWLLGQWPTVTAGEVLLLEWAWVPGLDVTLSFLIDGLSWLFAMLITVIGSLVLVYTGDYLRGHRDLPRFLVVLVAFMMSMLGLVLADNLVTLFVFWELTSITSFLLIGFNHSDLSARKAAQQGLYVTAGGGLALLAGFVMLAMAGGSWSLAELTTRGEALRAHALYLPLLVCLLIGAFTKSAQFPFHFWLPNAMAAPTPVSAYLHSATMVKAGIYLLARLHPALGGTDAWTLSLSLVGAMTMVTGAFLAIHHTNVKKLLAYSTVMALGTLTLLLGLGTPGALVAFVAFLLAHSLYKGALFLVAGILDHETGTKDVTHMGGLRHAMPRTAAIAAVAALSLAGMPPLLGFVGKELLLESALAAEQYRILIVVLTFVASVLTLAVAAIVALRPFFGPLRRTPRSPREAPLGMLVGPALLAALSLIFGLAPGWLDGLVAVTVGEIGAVDHDVHLALWHGINLPLMMSLASLLLGLAVWRRWDRLRAHLARLRPLMARGPEAGYEALMAGLVMVAEWQTRMLQNGHIRNYLIVTLLTLLGLVGHALFFRHVPSLEAPLDLYLHEAMVAGLMVAGAVAACVMRSRLAAVAAVGIMGFSIALVFVLFSAPDLAITQLLVETLTVVLLVLVLFRLPRFATLSTPTERARDLVVAGLSGIMVTLLMLSVLAGERLPRISDYLITNSQPQGHGHNIVNVILVDFRALDTLGEMFVLALAAVGVLAMLRFHAKSGGTEPIPPRESDDG, encoded by the coding sequence ATGCAGCTGGCCGTACTGGGTGGCTTCGTGGTGGCGGGAATGGCACCGCTACTGCACCGCTGGTTCGGTGATCGAACGCCGCTGGTAATGGCCTTGCTGCCGGCTTCCCTGGCCGCCTGGCTGCTCGGGCAGTGGCCGACGGTGACGGCGGGCGAAGTGCTGCTGCTCGAGTGGGCCTGGGTGCCGGGGCTCGACGTCACGCTGAGTTTCCTGATCGATGGTCTGTCCTGGCTGTTCGCCATGCTGATCACGGTGATCGGTAGCCTGGTGCTGGTGTATACCGGCGACTACCTGCGCGGCCATCGCGACCTGCCACGTTTCCTTGTCGTGCTCGTCGCCTTCATGATGTCGATGCTCGGCCTGGTGCTGGCCGACAATCTGGTGACACTGTTCGTGTTCTGGGAACTCACCAGTATCACCTCCTTCCTGCTAATCGGCTTCAATCATAGTGACCTGTCGGCGCGCAAGGCCGCGCAACAGGGCCTGTATGTCACCGCTGGCGGCGGGCTGGCGCTGCTCGCCGGTTTCGTCATGCTGGCCATGGCGGGGGGCAGCTGGTCGCTGGCCGAACTGACGACACGGGGCGAGGCGCTGCGCGCCCACGCTCTTTACCTGCCATTGCTTGTTTGCCTGCTGATCGGCGCCTTTACCAAGTCGGCTCAGTTCCCGTTCCATTTCTGGCTGCCCAATGCCATGGCCGCACCGACACCGGTCTCGGCCTACCTGCATTCGGCGACCATGGTGAAGGCAGGGATCTATCTGCTAGCCCGTCTGCATCCGGCCCTCGGTGGTACCGATGCCTGGACACTCAGCCTGTCGCTGGTGGGGGCGATGACCATGGTCACCGGCGCTTTCCTGGCGATCCATCACACCAACGTCAAGAAATTGCTGGCTTATTCCACGGTCATGGCGCTGGGTACCCTGACCTTGCTGCTGGGGCTTGGCACCCCCGGGGCGCTGGTCGCGTTCGTGGCCTTTCTGCTGGCGCATTCCCTCTACAAGGGCGCGCTGTTCCTGGTGGCAGGCATTCTCGATCACGAGACCGGCACCAAGGATGTCACCCACATGGGCGGGTTGCGCCATGCGATGCCCCGCACCGCTGCGATTGCCGCGGTTGCCGCGCTGTCGCTGGCCGGCATGCCGCCGCTGCTGGGTTTCGTCGGCAAAGAACTGCTTCTCGAGTCGGCGTTGGCTGCCGAGCAGTATCGAATCTTGATTGTCGTGCTGACGTTCGTGGCTTCCGTCCTCACCCTGGCGGTGGCGGCCATCGTTGCCCTGCGGCCGTTCTTCGGGCCTTTGCGTCGAACGCCACGCTCACCCCGCGAGGCGCCACTCGGCATGCTTGTGGGGCCGGCCTTGCTAGCCGCGCTGTCTCTGATATTCGGCCTGGCGCCGGGATGGCTCGACGGCCTGGTGGCGGTGACAGTGGGCGAGATCGGCGCAGTCGACCATGACGTGCACCTGGCACTTTGGCACGGCATCAATCTGCCGCTCATGATGTCGCTGGCTAGCCTGCTGCTGGGGTTGGCGGTATGGCGTCGCTGGGATCGCCTGCGGGCTCACCTGGCCCGGCTCAGGCCGCTCATGGCGCGCGGCCCCGAAGCCGGCTACGAGGCCTTGATGGCCGGACTGGTGATGGTCGCCGAATGGCAGACCCGGATGCTGCAGAACGGACATATTCGTAACTACCTGATCGTGACGCTGCTGACGCTACTGGGACTGGTCGGCCATGCACTGTTCTTCCGCCACGTGCCGAGCCTCGAGGCACCTCTGGACCTTTACCTGCACGAGGCCATGGTTGCCGGGTTGATGGTCGCCGGGGCGGTGGCCGCCTGCGTGATGCGCTCGCGCCTGGCTGCCGTCGCCGCGGTTGGCATCATGGGCTTCTCAATCGCCTTGGTCTTCGTCCTGTTCAGCGCGCCGGATCTGGCCATCACCCAACTGCTGGTGGAAACCCTGACGGTGGTCCTGCTGGTGCTGGTGCTGTTCCGGCTGCCGCGTTTCGCCACCCTGTCCACGCCCACCGAACGCGCACGCGACCTGGTCGTGGCCGGGCTGAGCGGCATCATGGTGACGCTGCTGATGCTCTCGGTGCTGGCCGGCGAGCGCTTGCCTCGCATCTCCGACTACCTGATCACCAACAGCCAGCCACAGGGCCACGGCCACAATATCGTCAATGTCATTCTGGTGGATTTCCGTGCCCTGGACACCTTGGGCGAGATGTTCGTACTGGCGTTGGCGGCCGTCGGTGTGCTGGCCATGCTGCGCTTCCATGCCAAATCGGGTGGCACCGAACCCATCCCGCCGCGGGAGAGTGACGATGGTTAG
- a CDS encoding Na+/H+ antiporter subunit B: MVRSGTLILSVAARLLLPLQLLFSLFLLLRGHDEPGGGFIAGLVASGAFTLYLFAYGGRAMHAMLKVSPRDLIGAGLTLGVLSTLPAWWQGEPFFTAQWWTIPVIDFKASTPLLFDIGVYLVVLGSVLTAITALVDTDREDDA, encoded by the coding sequence ATGGTTAGATCGGGCACCCTGATCCTCAGCGTGGCGGCGCGCCTTCTGCTGCCGCTGCAGCTGCTGTTCTCGCTGTTCCTGCTATTGCGCGGACATGACGAACCGGGCGGCGGCTTCATCGCCGGGCTGGTGGCGTCGGGTGCCTTTACGCTTTATCTCTTCGCCTACGGCGGGCGGGCCATGCATGCCATGCTCAAGGTCTCGCCCCGCGACCTGATCGGCGCCGGACTGACGCTGGGCGTGCTCTCGACCCTACCGGCCTGGTGGCAGGGCGAGCCGTTCTTCACCGCTCAGTGGTGGACGATTCCGGTGATCGACTTCAAGGCTTCGACTCCGCTGCTATTCGATATCGGTGTCTATCTCGTGGTGCTCGGTTCCGTACTGACTGCCATCACCGCCCTGGTGGACACCGACAGGGAAGACGATGCCTGA
- a CDS encoding Na+/H+ antiporter subunit C: MEPLLAVAIGILFAAAIYMMLRRSIVKLVIGLMLLSNAANLLIFVSAGLTRGAPPLVPQGMIAPEGVVADPLPQALVLTAIVIAFGVLSFAVVLVRRAWEIVRADDLDRMRDTDT; encoded by the coding sequence ATGGAACCCCTGCTAGCCGTTGCCATCGGCATTCTGTTCGCCGCAGCCATCTACATGATGCTGCGCCGTTCCATCGTCAAGCTGGTGATCGGCCTGATGTTGCTTTCCAATGCCGCCAACCTGCTGATCTTCGTCTCCGCAGGACTGACCCGCGGTGCGCCGCCGCTGGTGCCGCAGGGGATGATCGCGCCGGAGGGCGTCGTGGCCGACCCGCTGCCGCAGGCGCTGGTGCTCACCGCCATCGTCATCGCTTTCGGCGTGCTGTCGTTCGCCGTGGTGCTGGTACGCCGCGCCTGGGAGATCGTGCGTGCCGACGACCTCGACCGGATGAGGGATACCGATACGTGA
- a CDS encoding Na+/H+ antiporter subunit D, producing MNPQIALPILIPLLAGAVSLLFWRSRLMQRIVAVSGTALLLASSIWLLASVSREGILVLQVGNWPAPFGISLVADLLGAIMVVLTGIIGFAVALYSLATTGRGHEAYGYFPLMHLLLAGVAGAFLTGDIFNLYVWFEVMLVASFALLILGSEKTQMEGAIKYVTLNLLSSVIFLVAVGLLYGMVGTLNMADIARRLASLEDNGMADVLAMMFMVAFGIKAAAFPLFFWLPASYHTPPVAVSALFAGLLTKVGVYALYRVFTLIFHHNPGYTHEILLWGAGLTMLSGVLGAAAQYEFRRILSFHIVSQIGYMILGLALFTPLAIIGGVFYIVHHILVKTNLFLVSGIVHRLQGSYRLKRLGGLYRSHPWLAVLFLVPALSLAGMPPLSGFFAKFIVIRAGIEAEAYGVTAIALLVGLLTLYSMVKIWSEVFWKTAPDGNESRTHPAVGQRELWLMSLPAVGLALCTLFIGLNAGPLYDLAEASAGELLAPERYIEAVLGPLEERSP from the coding sequence GTGAACCCGCAGATTGCGCTGCCTATCCTGATCCCGCTGCTTGCCGGAGCCGTGTCGCTGCTGTTCTGGCGCTCACGCCTGATGCAGCGGATAGTCGCGGTGTCTGGTACCGCATTGCTGCTGGCGTCCAGTATCTGGCTGCTGGCGTCGGTCAGCAGGGAGGGGATACTGGTGCTGCAGGTGGGTAACTGGCCGGCCCCTTTCGGCATCAGCCTGGTGGCCGATCTGCTTGGCGCCATCATGGTGGTTCTCACCGGTATCATCGGCTTCGCAGTGGCGCTTTACTCCCTGGCCACTACCGGTCGTGGCCACGAGGCCTACGGCTACTTTCCGCTGATGCATCTGTTGCTGGCTGGGGTCGCCGGGGCCTTTCTCACCGGTGACATCTTCAATCTCTACGTCTGGTTCGAGGTGATGCTGGTTGCTTCCTTCGCACTGCTGATACTCGGCAGCGAGAAGACGCAGATGGAGGGAGCGATCAAGTACGTCACTCTCAATCTGCTGTCGTCGGTGATCTTCCTGGTGGCCGTGGGGCTGCTCTACGGCATGGTCGGCACACTCAACATGGCCGATATCGCGCGTCGTCTGGCGAGCCTGGAAGACAACGGCATGGCCGATGTGCTGGCGATGATGTTCATGGTTGCCTTCGGCATCAAGGCGGCGGCCTTCCCGTTGTTCTTCTGGCTGCCGGCCTCCTACCACACGCCGCCGGTGGCGGTGTCGGCGCTGTTCGCCGGCCTGCTGACCAAGGTCGGCGTCTACGCGCTGTATCGGGTATTCACGCTGATCTTCCATCACAACCCGGGCTATACCCATGAGATCCTGCTTTGGGGCGCAGGGCTCACCATGCTTTCGGGGGTGCTGGGAGCGGCGGCCCAGTACGAGTTCCGGCGCATACTGTCGTTCCACATCGTCAGCCAGATCGGCTACATGATCCTGGGCCTGGCGCTGTTCACCCCACTGGCCATCATCGGCGGGGTTTTTTACATCGTGCATCACATTCTGGTGAAGACGAATCTCTTCCTGGTCAGCGGCATCGTGCATCGGCTTCAGGGCAGCTACCGGCTCAAGCGCCTGGGCGGGCTCTACCGCAGTCACCCTTGGCTGGCCGTGCTCTTCCTGGTGCCGGCGCTATCGCTGGCCGGCATGCCGCCGCTGTCGGGTTTCTTCGCCAAGTTCATCGTGATCCGTGCCGGCATCGAGGCCGAAGCCTACGGCGTGACCGCCATCGCTCTGCTGGTGGGGCTGCTCACGCTCTACTCGATGGTCAAGATCTGGTCGGAAGTGTTCTGGAAGACGGCGCCTGACGGAAACGAATCCCGCACCCATCCGGCGGTCGGGCAGCGTGAGCTGTGGCTGATGTCGCTGCCAGCGGTGGGCCTGGCGCTGTGTACGTTGTTCATCGGCCTGAACGCTGGGCCTCTCTATGACTTGGCAGAGGCATCGGCGGGTGAACTGCTCGCGCCCGAGCGATATATCGAGGCGGTACTCGGCCCGCTCGAGGAGCGCTCGCCATGA
- a CDS encoding Na+/H+ antiporter subunit E, whose amino-acid sequence MIGAAWNLLLGVAWVVLTGDFSGGNLLAGLTFGYLVLALIQPQVPALAGYAQRLPRLIRFVGFFFKELLLANLKVAFDVVTPPWYMRPGVIAMPLKARSEFEIALVANLISLTPGTLSLDVSDDRRVLYIHAMFLDDEAELRRNLAELERRALELFH is encoded by the coding sequence ATGATCGGGGCCGCCTGGAACCTGCTGCTGGGCGTCGCCTGGGTCGTGCTGACCGGCGACTTCAGTGGCGGCAACCTGCTCGCCGGCCTGACCTTCGGCTATCTGGTGCTGGCGCTGATCCAACCTCAAGTGCCGGCGCTGGCCGGCTATGCCCAGCGTCTCCCGCGTCTGATTCGCTTCGTGGGCTTCTTCTTCAAGGAGTTGCTGCTGGCCAACCTCAAGGTCGCCTTCGATGTCGTCACGCCGCCCTGGTACATGAGGCCCGGTGTGATTGCCATGCCGCTCAAGGCGCGTAGCGAGTTCGAAATCGCCCTGGTGGCCAACCTGATTTCGCTGACGCCGGGCACCCTGAGCCTGGACGTCTCCGACGACCGACGAGTGCTCTATATCCACGCCATGTTCCTCGATGACGAGGCCGAACTGCGCCGCAACCTGGCGGAGCTTGAGCGCCGCGCGCTGGAACTGTTCCACTAG
- a CDS encoding monovalent cation/H+ antiporter complex subunit F, whose amino-acid sequence MSIVILSSLVLMTLALCLAFVRLYIGPSLPDRVVALELFSSMIVGIIGVVAIATDVPSLLDVAIVMALMAFMAAIGFARFLERGGPRDD is encoded by the coding sequence GTGTCGATCGTGATCCTGTCGAGTCTGGTACTCATGACCTTGGCGCTGTGCCTGGCCTTCGTGCGCCTATACATTGGCCCCAGCCTGCCGGATCGGGTGGTGGCGCTGGAACTCTTCTCCTCGATGATCGTCGGCATCATCGGAGTGGTGGCAATCGCCACCGACGTGCCCAGTCTGCTGGATGTGGCCATCGTCATGGCGCTGATGGCGTTCATGGCGGCCATCGGATTTGCGCGCTTCCTGGAACGCGGAGGGCCACGCGATGATTGA
- the mnhG gene encoding monovalent cation/H(+) antiporter subunit G: MIEMLKGGLILVGAIFMFLAALGLVRLPDLLTRMHATTKAVTLGTSLIMLAVALHFGEVAVVARALGVILFIMLTAPVAAHVIGRAGYFVGAKLWHGTIKDELRPNYDPLTHELKSGLETEANAVHKPRENDPD; this comes from the coding sequence ATGATTGAGATGCTCAAGGGCGGTCTGATCCTGGTCGGCGCCATCTTCATGTTCCTGGCCGCACTCGGTCTGGTGCGTCTACCCGATCTACTGACGCGCATGCATGCCACCACCAAGGCGGTCACCTTGGGGACCTCGCTGATCATGCTGGCAGTGGCGCTGCACTTCGGCGAAGTGGCGGTGGTGGCGCGAGCGCTGGGGGTGATTCTCTTCATCATGCTGACAGCACCGGTGGCCGCTCACGTGATCGGCCGCGCCGGCTATTTCGTCGGTGCCAAGCTGTGGCATGGTACGATCAAGGATGAACTGCGCCCCAACTATGACCCGCTCACCCATGAGCTCAAGAGCGGCCTTGAAACGGAGGCCAATGCCGTGCATAAACCCCGCGAGAACGACCCCGATTAA
- a CDS encoding lytic murein transglycosylase, translated as MIHPLFPAVFLLLLLAGCQSGPVQEVAADERQPDAIASNEDDAPDPAPSEAEGASPEDFRVWLSDFRRQARNEGVSEATLARALDGVRYRPRVIELDRSQPEFVRPIWQYLDSAVSQARISQGQAKLAEHRETAQRMEQRYEVPSEVVVAIWGIESNYGGNFGDFSTLEALATLAFDGRRRDFARGELLAALRILEAGDISPERMIGSWAGAMGHTQFIPSSFESYAVDGDGDGRRDIWGSIPDVMASTANYLARAGWQFGQPWGVEVRLPQGFDYSQTELSTRRSSREWAEQGVQGISVGSLPGFEQASVIAPAGARGPAFLVGPNYRAILRYNNATSYALAVGTLANRIAGREGIQADWPREVQPLSRSQVGEMQQALNERGFEVGTPDGVMGPNTRAGLRDYQRSIGVTPDGFATLDLLQRLQRP; from the coding sequence ATGATTCACCCACTTTTTCCTGCCGTCTTCCTCCTTCTGCTGCTGGCCGGCTGCCAGTCCGGCCCCGTACAGGAGGTGGCAGCCGACGAGCGCCAGCCGGATGCCATTGCATCGAATGAGGATGACGCACCGGATCCCGCTCCCAGCGAGGCCGAGGGGGCTTCGCCCGAAGATTTTCGGGTCTGGCTAAGCGATTTTCGCCGCCAGGCACGCAATGAGGGAGTCAGCGAAGCGACCCTGGCGCGTGCACTGGATGGCGTACGCTATCGACCACGTGTCATCGAGCTCGACCGTTCGCAACCGGAATTCGTGCGTCCCATCTGGCAATACCTGGACAGTGCCGTCTCCCAGGCTCGCATCAGCCAAGGGCAGGCCAAGCTCGCCGAACATCGTGAGACGGCACAGCGTATGGAGCAGCGCTACGAGGTTCCATCCGAAGTCGTGGTAGCGATATGGGGTATCGAGAGCAACTACGGCGGCAACTTCGGCGACTTCTCCACGCTCGAGGCGCTGGCAACCCTGGCGTTCGATGGGCGCAGGCGCGACTTTGCCCGCGGCGAACTGCTGGCCGCCCTGCGTATCCTCGAGGCGGGCGATATCTCGCCGGAGCGCATGATCGGCTCCTGGGCGGGCGCCATGGGGCATACCCAGTTCATCCCCTCCAGCTTCGAGTCCTACGCCGTGGATGGCGACGGCGACGGGCGTCGCGACATCTGGGGCAGCATTCCTGATGTGATGGCCTCCACCGCCAACTACCTGGCACGGGCCGGCTGGCAATTCGGCCAGCCCTGGGGCGTGGAGGTCCGCCTGCCACAAGGCTTCGACTATTCCCAGACCGAGCTGAGCACGCGTCGATCGAGCCGCGAGTGGGCGGAGCAGGGCGTGCAGGGTATCTCTGTCGGTAGCCTGCCCGGTTTCGAGCAGGCGTCGGTGATCGCTCCGGCCGGCGCGCGTGGGCCGGCTTTCCTGGTCGGACCCAACTATCGCGCCATCCTGCGCTATAACAACGCCACCAGTTATGCCCTGGCGGTGGGCACCTTGGCCAACAGGATCGCTGGGCGCGAGGGTATCCAGGCCGACTGGCCGCGGGAGGTTCAGCCGCTGAGTCGTAGTCAAGTGGGCGAGATGCAGCAAGCATTGAATGAGCGCGGCTTCGAAGTGGGCACGCCGGACGGCGTCATGGGACCCAACACTCGCGCTGGGCTGCGCGATTATCAGCGCAGCATCGGCGTCACGCCGGATGGTTTTGCCACCCTGGACCTGCTGCAGCGCCTGCAGCGTCCTTGA
- the rloA3 gene encoding retropepsin-like aspartic peptidase RloA3, whose product MASAGALFLLAMPMSATAEDERAVFGWVEKSTLEPWGVEVKAKLDSGALTSSLDARDIERFDKEDEEWVRFRLKLEDEANGETFSEWLELPLYRSLRLRGAGGVDRRPVVLMKVCLGDTIYEEQFSLRDRGDMNYPLLLGRRTIGHLGLLDVRSTFLSEPECGENAPLVEHDPDEEEAFGDEASSD is encoded by the coding sequence ATGGCCTCGGCTGGAGCGTTGTTCCTGCTGGCGATGCCGATGTCGGCAACGGCTGAGGATGAGCGGGCGGTGTTCGGTTGGGTCGAGAAGAGCACTCTCGAGCCCTGGGGCGTCGAGGTGAAGGCAAAGCTGGACAGCGGTGCACTGACGTCCTCGCTCGATGCGCGCGACATCGAACGCTTCGACAAGGAGGACGAAGAGTGGGTGCGCTTTCGCCTCAAGCTGGAGGATGAAGCGAATGGCGAGACCTTCAGTGAATGGCTGGAGCTGCCGCTTTATCGCAGTCTCAGGCTGCGCGGTGCAGGCGGCGTCGACCGTCGCCCCGTGGTGCTGATGAAAGTTTGCCTGGGCGATACCATCTACGAGGAGCAGTTCAGCCTGCGAGACCGTGGTGACATGAACTACCCCCTACTGCTTGGACGCCGCACCATCGGCCACCTGGGGCTGTTGGACGTGCGCAGCACCTTCCTGAGCGAGCCGGAGTGCGGCGAGAACGCCCCCTTGGTGGAGCACGATCCCGACGAAGAAGAGGCTTTTGGCGATGAGGCCTCGTCCGACTAG
- a CDS encoding 16S rRNA (uracil(1498)-N(3))-methyltransferase: protein MNLILLSPEEIQHDRLACLRDPRRLRHLKEVHRARVGDSLTLGVAGGGIGRGELTLLSDDEARFSFDGLDMPPPPPLPVHLVLALPRPRMLARSLEHVTAMGVKQITLLHTRRVEKSYWQSPELDPAKIREHLVLGLEQARDTQLPEVHLAKGFRPFADERLPTLLEGRRGLMAHPGMTQACPTGLSEPTVLLVGPEGGFIPHEVERLLAAGCEGIHLGARILRVETAVVALLARLF, encoded by the coding sequence ATGAACCTGATCCTGCTAAGCCCCGAGGAGATCCAGCACGACCGCCTGGCATGCCTGCGCGACCCACGCCGCCTGCGTCACCTGAAGGAGGTTCATCGTGCCCGGGTCGGCGACAGCCTGACACTGGGCGTGGCGGGCGGCGGCATCGGTCGCGGCGAGCTCACGCTGCTGAGCGACGACGAGGCCCGCTTTTCCTTCGACGGGCTCGACATGCCCCCCCCTCCGCCGTTGCCGGTGCATCTGGTACTGGCCCTGCCGCGCCCGCGCATGCTGGCCAGAAGCCTCGAACACGTGACGGCAATGGGCGTGAAGCAGATCACACTGCTGCACACCCGTCGGGTGGAAAAAAGCTATTGGCAGTCACCGGAACTTGACCCGGCAAAGATTCGCGAACACTTGGTACTGGGGCTCGAACAGGCCCGCGACACGCAACTGCCCGAGGTACACCTGGCCAAGGGCTTTCGCCCCTTCGCCGATGAGCGCCTGCCAACGCTGCTCGAAGGCCGGCGAGGCCTCATGGCCCACCCCGGCATGACCCAGGCCTGCCCGACGGGCCTCAGTGAGCCGACCGTGCTGCTCGTCGGGCCGGAGGGTGGCTTCATTCCCCACGAGGTGGAGAGGCTGCTCGCAGCCGGCTGCGAGGGCATCCACCTGGGCGCTCGCATCCTGCGCGTGGAAACGGCGGTCGTCGCCCTGCTGGCGCGCCTGTTCTAG
- the phaR gene encoding polyhydroxyalkanoate synthesis repressor PhaR, with the protein MRVIRKYANRRLYDTQQSRYVTLEDLRRLILDEEPFRVEDAKSGEDLTRTILLSIIIEQEQADGEAEVFSNDLLAQFIRVYDMAQPLPLARYLEQGTQLMLEQQKRMQDQWQQAMRHSPMELMREMAEENMRFWQQAIGKGQPGKPESKEEKGENDDK; encoded by the coding sequence GTGCGCGTGATTCGCAAGTATGCCAACCGCAGGCTCTATGATACCCAACAGAGTCGCTATGTGACGCTAGAGGATCTGCGCCGCTTGATTCTCGACGAAGAACCATTTCGGGTCGAGGATGCCAAGAGCGGGGAGGACCTGACCCGTACCATCCTGCTGTCGATCATCATTGAGCAGGAGCAGGCCGATGGCGAGGCCGAGGTGTTCTCCAACGACCTGTTGGCACAGTTCATCCGCGTCTACGACATGGCTCAACCGCTACCGTTGGCACGCTATCTCGAGCAGGGCACCCAACTGATGCTCGAACAGCAGAAGCGCATGCAGGACCAGTGGCAGCAGGCCATGCGCCACTCGCCCATGGAACTGATGCGCGAGATGGCCGAGGAGAACATGCGCTTCTGGCAGCAGGCGATCGGCAAGGGGCAGCCCGGCAAGCCGGAGTCGAAGGAAGAGAAAGGCGAAAACGACGACAAGTGA